Proteins encoded by one window of Thunnus thynnus chromosome 3, fThuThy2.1, whole genome shotgun sequence:
- the LOC137180499 gene encoding uncharacterized protein produces MSAASCLRSEDQFLCSICLDVFTDPVTTSCGHNFCKNCITEHWNSNDQYSCPMCKEVFYTRPKLKVNTFISEMVSQFRQEAQQKASSSSSEQQAAKPEEVPCDVCTGTKLKALKSCLVCLTSYCETHLEPHLTASRLKRHQLMDPVENLEDRMCMKHNKPLELFCKTDQTCVCMLCPVLDHKTHEFVPLKEEYEGKKAELGKTEAEIQQMIQKRRLKIQEIKHSVDLSKEDADREKAEGVQVFTALKESVERSLNELIETIEEKQRTTEKQAEDFIKELEQEISELKKRSSEVKQLSNSEDHLHFLQNIPSLKAPPPTKDWTEVSVRPPSYEGTVVRAVTQLEETLSKEMMKLLGEAELKRVQQYAVDVTLDPDTANPHLILSDDEKHVNCVDVKKNLPDNPERFSLCPGVLGKQSFSSGRFYFEVQVKGKTKWTLGVARESINRKGQITVRPQNGYWCIWLRNGNEYSACNNPPVRLSLKSQLQKVGVFVDYEEGLVSFYDVDAAALIYSFTGCSFTEKLYPYFSPCPYDGGKNSAPLIICPVNQTKYNYPYFFLNKSLKFNFNSIVSFVFHTQCVDMSAASCLRSKDQFLCSICLDVFTDPVTTSCGHNFCKNCITEHWNSNDQYLCPICKEVFNTRPKLKVNTLFSEMVSRFRQEAQQEASSSSSEQQAAKPGEVPCDVCTGTKLKALKSCLVCLTSYCETHLEPHLTASRLKRHQLMDPVENLEDRMCMKHDKPLELFCKTDQTCVCMLCSVLDHKTHDVVPLKEEYEGKKAELGKTEAEIQQMIQKRRLKIQEIKHSVDLSKEDADREKAEGVQVFTALKESVERSLNELIETTEEKQRTTEKQAEDLIKELEREISELKKRSSEVEELSRSEDHLHLLQNFPSLKAAPPTKDWTEVSVRPPSYEGTVVRAVTQLEETFSKQMKKLLGEVELKRVQQYAVDVTLDPDTAHPNLILSDDGKQVNCGNVKKNLPDNPERFSDCPCVLGKESFSSGRFYFEVQVKEKTKWTLGVARESINRKGKITVRPQNGYWTICLRNGNEYSADNDPPVVLSLQSQLQKVGVFVDYEEGLVSFYDVDAAALIYSFPGCSFTEKLYTYFCPGPNEGGKNSAPLIICPVNQTE; encoded by the exons atgtctgctgccagctgtctgcgatctgaagatcagtttctgtgctccatctgtctggatgtgttcactgatccagtcaccacatcatgtggacacaacttctgcaaaaactgcatcactgaacACTGGAACAGTAATGACCAGTACTCGTGTCCGATGTGTAAAGAGGTTTTCTACACAAGACCTAAGTTGAAGGTGAATACTTTCATCTCTGAGATGGTTTctcagttcagacaggaagctcaacagaaagccagcagcagcagctcagagcaacaagctgccaaaccagaagaagttccctgtgacgtctgtactggaaccaaactgaaggccctgaagtcctgtctggtgtgtctgacctcctactgtgagactcacctggagcctcatctgACAGCTTCACGTCTTaaaagacatcagctgatggaccctgtggagaacctggaagacaggatgtgtatgaagcacaataaacctctggagctgttctgtaagaccgaccagacatgtgtctgcatgctctgCCCTGTTTTAGACCACAAGACACATGagtttgttcctctgaaagaagaatatgaaggaaagaaggcagagctggggaagacagaggctgaaattcagcagatgatccagaagagaCGACTGAAGATTCAAGAGATCAAACATTCAGTTGACCTCAGTAaggaagatgcagacagagagaaagcagaaggtgTTCAGGTCTTCACCGCTCTGAAGGAGTCTGTTGAGAGAAGCCTGAATGAGCTCATTGAGACGattgaagagaagcaaagaacgacagagaaacaggctgaagacttcatcaaagagctggaacaggaaatctctgagctgaaGAAGAGAAGCTCTGAAGTGAAGCAGCTCTCAAACtctgaagaccacctccacTTCCTCCAAAACATCCCGTCCCTGAAAGCTCCTCCAcccaccaaagactggacagaggtcagcgtccgtccaccatcatatgaggggactgtggtgagagctgtgactcagctggaggagacgctCAGTAAAGAGATGATGAAGCTGCTCGGtgaggctgagctgaagagggtccagcagtatgcagtggatgtgactcttgatcctgatacagcaaatcctcatctcatcctgtctgatgatgagaAACATGTAAACTGTGTTGATGTGAAGAAGAATCTTCCAGACAACCCAGAGAGATTTTCTCTTTGTCCTGGTGttttaggaaagcagagtttctcttcaggcagattttactttgaggttcaggttaaagggAAGACTAAATGGACTTTAGGAGTGGCCAGAGAGTCCATCAACAGGAAGGGACAAATCACAGTGAGACCTCAGAATGGTTACTGGTGTATATGgttgagaaatggaaatgagtacAGTGCTTGTAATAACCCTCCAGTCCGTCTCTCTCTGAAGTCTCAGCttcagaaggtgggggtgtttgtggattatgaggagggtctggtctccttttatgatGTAGATGCTGCAGCCCTTATCTACTCCTTTACtggctgctccttcactgagaaactctaccCATACTTCAGTCCCTGTCCTTATGATGGTGGTAAAAACTCTGcccctctgatcatctgtcctgtcaatcaaactaaGTA TAATTATCCATATTTCTTtttgaacaaatcattgaaatttaattttaattcaattgtgtcttttgtttttcacactcagtgtgtagatatgtctgctgccagctgtctgcgatctaaagatcagtttctgtgctccatctgtctggatgtgttcactgatccagtcaccacatcatgtggacacaacttctgcaaaaactgcatcactgaacACTGGAACAGTAATGACCAGTACCTGTGTCCCATCTGTAAAGAGGTTTTCAACACAAGACCTAAGTTGAAGGTGAATACTTTATTCTCTGAGATGGTTTCTCGgttcagacaggaagctcaacaggaagccagcagcagcagctcagagcaacaagctgccaaaccaggagaagttccctgtgacgtctgtactggaaccaaactgaaggccctgaagtcctgtctggtgtgtctgacctcctactgtgagactcacctggagcctcatctgacagcttcacgtctgaaaagacatcagctgatggaccctgtggagaacctggaagacaggatgtgtatgaagcacgataaacctctggagctgttctgtaagaccgaccagacatgtgtctgcatgctctgctctgttttagaccacaagacacatgatgttgttcctctgaaagaagaatatgaaggaaagaaggcagagctggggaagacagaggctgaaattcagcagatgatccagaagagaCGACTGAAGATTCAAGAGATCAAACACTCAGTTGACCTCAGTAaggaagatgcagacagagagaaagcagaaggtgTTCAGGTCTTCACCGCTCTGAAGGAGTCTGTTGAGAGAAGCCTGAATGAGCTCATTGAGACGActgaagagaagcaaagaacgacagagaaacaggctgaagacctcatcaaagagctggaacgggaaatctctgagctgaaGAAGAGAAGCTCTGAGGTGGAGGAGCTCTCACGCtctgaagaccacctccacctcctccaaaacttcccgtccctgaaagctgctccacccaccaaagactggacagaggtcagcgtccgtccaccatcatatgaggggactgtggtgagagctgtgactcagctggaggagacgtTCAGTAAACAGATGAAGAAGCTGCTCGGTGAGGTCgagctgaagagggtccagcagtatgcagtggatgtgactcttgatcctgatacagcacaTCCTAATCTCATTCTGTCTGATGATGGAAAACAAGTAAACTGTGGTAATGTGAAGAAGAATCTCCCAGACAACCCAGAGAGATTTTCTGATTGTCCCTGTGTTTTAGGAAAGGagagtttctcttcaggcagattttactttgaggttcaggttaaagAGAAGACTAAATGGACTTTAGGAGTGGCCAGAGAGTCGATCAACAGGAAGGGAAAAATCACAGTGAGACCTCAGAATGGTTACTGGACTATATGtttgagaaatggaaatgagtacAGTGCTGATAATGACCCTCCAGTcgttctctctctgcagtctcagcttcagaaggtgggggtgtttgtggattatgaggagggtctggtctccttttatgacgtagatgctgcagctcttatctactcctttcctggctgctccttcactgagaaactctacACATACTTCTGTCCTGGTCCTAATGAAGGTGGTAAAAACTCCGcccctctgatcatctgtcctgtcaatcaaactgagtAG
- the LOC137180367 gene encoding E3 ubiquitin-protein ligase TRIM39-like encodes MSAASCLRSEDQFLCSICLDVFTDPVTTSCGHNFCKNCITEHWNSNDQYLCPICKEVFKTRPKLKVNTLFSEMVSQFRQEAQQKASSSSSSEQQAAKPGEVPCDVCTGIKLKALKSCLVCLTSYCETHLEPHLTMSRLKRQQLMDPVENLEDRMCMKHDKSLELFCKTDQTCVCMLCSVLDHKTHEFVPLKEEYEGKKAELGRTEAEIQQMIQKRRLKIQEIKHSVDLSKEDADREKAEGVQVFTALKESVERSLNELIETIEEKQRTTEKQAEDFIKELEQEISELVKRSSEMKQLSHSEDHLHLLQNFPSLKAAPPTKDWTEVSIRPPSYEGTVVRAVTQLEETLSKEMKKLVEAELKRVQQYAVDVTLDPDTAHPKLILSDDEKQVNCGDVKKNLPDNPERFSDCVSVLGKQSFSSGRFYFEVQVKEKTKWTLGVARESINRKGKITARPQNGYWSIRLRNGNEYSACNDPSVILSLKSQPQKVGVFVDYEEGLVSFYDVDAAALIYSFTGCSFTDKLYPYFCPRSNDGGKNSAPQIICPVNQTE; translated from the coding sequence atgtctgctgccagctgtctgcgatctgaagatcagtttctgtgctccatctgtctggatgtgttcactgatccagtcaccacatcatgtggacacaacttctgcaaaaactgcatcactgaacACTGGAACAGTAATGACCAGTACCTGTGTCCCATCTGTAAAGAGGTTTTCAAAACAAGACCTAAGTTGAAGGTGAATACTTTATTCTCTGAGATGGTTTctcagttcagacaggaagctcaacagaaagccagcagcagcagcagctcagagcaacaagctgccaaaccaggagaagttccctgtgacgtctgtactggaatcaaactgaaggccctgaagtcctgtctggtgtgtctgacctcctactgtgagactcacctggagcctcatctgACAATGTCACGCCTGAAAAGACAACAGCTGATGGACCCTGTGGAAAACCTGGAAGACAGGATGTGTATGAAGCACGATAAATctctggagctgttctgtaagaccgaccagacatgtgtctgcatgctctgctctgttttagaccacaagacacatgagtttgttcctctgaaagaagaatatgaaggaaagaaggcagagctggggaggacagaggctgaaattcagcagatgatccagaagagaCGACTGAAGATTCAAGAGATCAAACACTCGGTTGACCTCAGTAaggaagatgcagacagagagaaagcagaaggtgTTCAGGTCTTCACCGCTTTGAAGGAGTCTGTTGAGAGAAGCCTGAATGAGCTCATTGAGACGattgaagagaagcaaagaacgacagagaaacaggctgaagacttcatcaaagagctggaacaggaaatctctgagctgGTGAAGAGAAGCTCTGAGATGAAGCAGCTTTCACACtctgaagaccacctccacctcctccaaaacttcccgtccctgaaagctgctccacccaccaaagactggacagaggtcagcATCCGTCCACCATCATATGAGGGGACTGTGGTGAGAGCTGtgactcagctggaggagacgctcagtaaagagatgaagaagctggttgaggctgagctgaagagggtccagcagtatgcagtggatgtgactcttgatcctgatacagcacatcctaaactcatcctgtctgatgatgagaAACAAGTAAACTGTGGTGATGTGAAGAAGAATCTCCCAGACAACCCAGAGAGATTTTCTGATTGTGTTAGTGttttaggaaagcagagtttctcttcaggcagattttactttgaggttcaggttaaagAGAAGACTAAATGGACTTTAGGAGTGGCCAGAGAATCCATCAACAGGAAAGGAAAGATAACAGCTAGACCTCAGAATGGTTACTGGAGTATAAGgttgagaaatggaaatgagtacAGTGCTTGTAATGACCCTTCAGTCATTCTCTCTCTGAAGTCTCAGcctcagaaggtgggggtgtttgtggattatgaggagggtctggtctccttttatgacgtagatgctgcagctcttatctactcctttactggctgctccttcactgaCAAACTCTACCCATACTTCTGTCCCCGTAGTAATGATGGTGGTAAAAACTCCGCCCCTCAgatcatctgtcctgtcaatcaaactgagtAG